ATACGGCCCGCGGGCGATCTACGTGACGGAGAACGGCTCGTGCTACGACGATGCGATGGAGAACGGCCAGGTGCACGATGCGCAGCGCACGTCGTACCTGGCGCGCCATCTGGCCGCCTTGCGCGACACCATTGCGCAAGGCGTGCCGGTGGCCGGCTATTTCGCCTGGAGCCTGCTGGACAACTTCGAATGGGCCGAAGGCTACACGCGCCGCTTCGGCCTCACGCATGTCGATTTCGCCACGCAGCGGCGCATCCTGAAAGACAGCGGCAAGTGGTACCGGGCTTTCCTGCACGGTAGCGCCGCCGTGTCGAATCCCCCACAGCCTTGAAGAGGACAACCATGACGATGAAGCGACGTTTGACCATCCTTGCCGCTGCCGTGCAGCTGCTGGCCGCCGATGCCGGCGCTGCGCAGCTGACCGACTGGCCGCGGCTCAAGAGCGCCGTTGCCGCCGACGCGCGCCTGGAAGCACGGGTAAGGGAGATCGTGGCTGGCATGACGCTGGAGCAGAAGGTCGGGCAGATGACGCAGTCCGAGATCAAGACCACGAAACCGGAAGACGTGCGCCGCTACTACCTGGGCTCGGTGCTGAACGGCGGCGGCAGCTGGCCGGGCGGCAGCAAGTACGCCACGCCGGCCGACTGGGTGAAGCTGGCCGATGCGTTCTACGATGCGTCGATGTCGACCGACATGCGGCACAAGGTGCCCGTCATCTGGGGCATCGATGCGATGCACGGCAACAGCAACGTGCTGGGCGCCACGCTGTTCCCGCACAACATCGGCCTGGGCGCGGCGCGCGACGCGAAGCGGGTCGGCGAGATGGCGGCGGCGGTCGGCAAGGCCGTGCGTGCGACCGGCATCAACTGGGTATTCGCGCCCACGCTGGCCGTGGTGCGCGACGACCGCTGGGGCCGCACGTACGAAAGCTTTTCGGAAGATCCGGCGATCGTTGCCGAATATGCGGGCGCCTACGTGAAAGGCCTGCAGGGATCGCTGCAGGACGACGCCAGCGTGATCGCCACCGCCAAGCACTACGTGGGCGACGGCGGCACCGCCGAAGGCAAGGACCGAGGCGTGAACCGGTCGACCAAGCTGGAGATGATGAACATCCACATGGCCGGATATTACCCGGCGCTGGAAGCGGGCGCGCAGACGGTGATGGCGTCGTATAACAGCTGGAACGATGCGGCTTCCGCCAAGGACTACGGCAAGATGCACGGCAACAGGGAGCTGCTGACGGACGTGCTGAAGCGGAAGATGGGCTTCGACGGGTTTGTCGTCACCGACTGGAACGGCATCGCCGAAGTGCCGGGCTGCCGCAACGACAGCTGTCCGCAGGCGATCAATGCCGGCATCGACATGGTGATGGTGCCGGACGACTGGAAGAGCTTCATCGCCAATACGGTGCGGCAGGTGAAGGATGGCACGATTCCGATGGCACGCATCGACGATGCGGTGTCCCGCATCCTGCGCGTGAAGCTGCGCGCCAACCTGCGAAAGCCTTCCTCTTCCGTCCATGCGGGCAGGATGGCATCGATGCAGGCGCGCGAACTGGCGCGCAAGCTGGTGCAGGAATCGCTGGTGCTGCTGAAGAACGACGGCGACGTGCTCCCGCTCGCGCGGAACAAAAAGATCCTCGTGGTGGGCAAGAGCGCCGACAGCATGGCGAACCAGAGCGGCGGCTGGACGCTGACGTGGCAGGGCACCGAGAACAAAAACAGCGACTTCCCGAACGGCGACACGATCCTTGCCGGCCTGAAGGAAGCCGCATCGAGCGTGACCTACAGCGCCGATGGCAGCGGCGTCGACGTCGCCGACCACGACGTGGTGGTGGCGGTGATCGGCGAGGGCCCGTATGCCGAAGGCGATGGCGACATCGGACCGGCCGGCAACCTGCGCCACAGCAGCCGCTATCCGGAGGACCTGGCCGTGCTGAAGGCCGTGGCGGGCAAGGGCAAGCCGGTGGTGACGGTGTTCGTCACGGGCCGGCCGCTGTATGCGAACGACCTGCTGAACCTGTCCGACGGCTTCGTGGCCGCCTGGCTGCCCGGCTCCGAAGGCAAGGGCGTGGCGGACGTGCTGCTGCGCGGCGCGGACGGCAAGGTGAATGCGCCGTTCACCGGCAAGCTGTCGTTCTCGTGGCCGAAGGGCGCGTGCCAGGCGCCGCTCAACGTGGGCGACAGGAACTATGCGCCGCTGTTCGCCTACGGCTACGGGCTGGAATACGGCAAGGCGCACAAGCTCGGCAAGCTTGCCGAGGATGCCGGCACGGCCGGCTGCGGCAACACCAACGCGTTCCCGGTGTTCAACCAGTCCGACCGCGCCACCTTCCCGCTGCATGCGCACAGCGGTGGCGAGCGCAAGCCGCTGGGGGCCGACCTGAACGCGACGCACACGCTGCCCACGATGACGGTGGAGACTGCGCAGGTGAACACGCAGCAGGATGCGAAGAAGGTCACGTGGACGGGGCCGGGCGCCATCGAGGCCCGGGCCGCCACGCCGCGTGCGCTGCCGGCTTATGCCACGAAGGATGGCGCGCTGACATTCGACACGATCGTCACCGGTGCGCCGCGCGGGCCAGTGCAGGTGTCGATCGGGGATGCCGCCGTGGACATGACCGGTGAATTCGCGCGGCTGGAAGGCAAGGGCAGGAAAACCGTCACGATCCCGCTGTCGTGCTTCAAGGGGGCCGACCTGGGCAAGGTCGACACGCCGTTCCGCGTGACGGCGCAGGGCGGCCTGGTCGCGGCATTCGCCAACATCCAGGTCGTCGGCGGGGCCGGTACAGGAACGGATGCGGTGCGCTGCGCACGATAAGTGCTTAAAATACACGTCCGTTTCATACAGGAGTACTCATGCAACATCATTCCCAGCCGGCGCTCGCGCCCGATACCGGCGTCGCGCAAGCGTCGCGCAACAATACGGGCCCGCTCGTCATCGTCACGATCCTGTTCTTCATGTGGGGCCTGCTGACGTCGATGAACGACGTGCTGATCCCGCACCTGAAGGCGGTCTACACGCTGACCTATGTGCAGGCGATGCTGGTGCAGTTCTGCTTCTTCGGCGCCTACCTGCTCGTGTCGGTGCCGGCGGGGATGCTGATCCGGCGGCTGGGCTACCAGCGCGGCGCGGTGGCCGGGCTGGTCATCGCGGCGGCCGGATGCGCGCTGTTCTACCCGGCGGCCACGTCCGGTTATGGCGTGTTCCTGTTCGCGTTCTTCGTGCTGGCCGGCGGCATCACGGTGCTGCAGGTGGCGGCGAATCCGTACGTGACGGTGCTGGGCGATCCGCGCACCGCGTCGAGCCGGCTGACGCTGACGCAGGCATTCAACGCGCTGGGCACCACGGTGGCGCCCGTGCTGGGCGGCATGCTGATCCTGTCGGGCGGCATGCTGGACACGGCGCAGGTTGCCGCGTTGCCGGCCGCCGAACAACTGGCGTACCGCGCGCAGGAAGCGGCCAGCGTGCAGGGGCCGTACCTGGTGCTGGCCGGTGCGCTGCTGCTGCTGGCGGTGCTGTTCGCGCTGGCGCGGCTGCCGAAGATCGTCGATGGTACCGATGGCGAATCCCCCGGCCGCTTCCGCGACCTGTTCGCCCACCGGCACCTGGTGCTGGGCATGCTGGGCATCTTCCTGTACGTGGGCGGCGAAGTGTCGATCGGCAGCTTCCTGATCAGCTTCATGGAAGACCCGGACATCGGCGGCATGACGGCGGCGCAGGCCGCCCACTACGTGAGCCTGTACTGGGGCGGCGCGATGGTGGGCCGCTTCATCGGCTTCGCCGTGATGCGCTCGGTCAGCCCGGGCAAGGCGCTGGCCTTCAACGCGGCCGCGAGCATCGTGCTGATCCTCGTCGCCACGTTCGGCGGCGGCAAGGTGGCGATGTATGCGATCCTCGCCGTGGGGCTGTGCAATTCGATCATGTTCCCGACGATCTTCAGCATGGCGCTGCACGGGCTCGGCAAGCAGGCCGGCCAGGCTTCGGGCCTGCTGTGCATGGCGATCGTCGGCGGCGCGCTCGTGCCGTTCGCGCAGGGCGCGCTGGCCGATGCGATGGGCGTGCAGCTGTCGTTCGTGGTGCCGGCTGCGTGCTATGCGTTCGTGCTGTACTTCGGGTTGAAGTACGCGAATCTGCACAAGCAGTAACAAGCCAAAAATCCGGGACGGACCGGAACGCCGGACCGCCTGTTTTTCAGGAAATTTCCTGAAAAACAGGGTCCGTCCCTGAGCCTACCCCTCGAATTCCCAAGTGCGGACCATCGAAACGAGTTCGATAAATGCATATTTGATGGCCGATGGGGAGAGTCTGGGTCGACGATAGTCGTCGACCCAGTGCATTGCCAACGAGAAGATTGAAAGGCAGCTGCCTGCCTTGGGATGGCTGCCGTAGTGGACTTCATAGCCAGCCGCTCGTGCCGCTAAGCCGATCAGCCATAAGGCATAAGTGAGCAATGCACCGATTAGTAAAAGTGCCGCCAGACGAAGCAGGCTTGTAGTCTGGCTATGTCGCAGTGCCATTCCCCATTTGGCATTCTTCAGGTCGCGGAAAGTCTGCTCGATTTGCATGCGCCCAGAGTAAATTTTGATGATGTCGTCTGCACGAAGCTGTGCCAGTGCTGGCGAAACGGCGAGTAGCCAAGGCTCACATTGGGCAGCGCTGTTTTTCTTGCTGTGGTGCGCGCGCGCAGGTTGACCGGATTTCGTCAAGCAATGCCGTCCTTTCGATTTGGACTTGTACAGCACTAATCGGCAGTCGACAGGGTTGGAGCGGACATGAAAAAAATAGCCCAAATCGCGCGCTTTTGCGGTAGCTCTTGAGTACAAGCTTTTGCAGCCGAACCAGTCGTTGCCGTTCTGTTGGCACACCAAATCACGGTTGCGTATCCGTCCGACCCAGCCAAAGCCGAGCTGATTGAGCGTTTTAAACCACGTAGCACGAAATCCTGCATCGGTGATGATGATGGCGCGACAGTGCGCTGGCAGGATGGTTTTCAGGGTCTTCATGAAGCACTTATGGACCAAAGATGCCGCGAGCCTCTCCTGAGGGTGGACCTCCTCGTAGAGCGTAAAGGCGCGTCCTTCGATGATGGCTGCTGCACGCAGCAATTGAGCACTGCCATCTGCGCGAATTTCTGACCAATCTACTGCTACCTGCACGTATTGCCTGGATTGAAGAAGGCGTTGGCTCATTGCTCGGTATATCTGCACCCGCTCTTTGGCCAGATGGGGATTGCTCAGCAAACGGTCACAGCACTTGATGCGATGCCGAAGACTTGTTTGTGACCTGAGCTGCTTACCGATGCGTACAACGCCCAGCCCGGCACGAGCTGCAGCTTGCACAATTTGAGCTAGGCAAGCTCGGCGTTTAGCGTGAATTGATGGGCACTCCTGCCCCAACAATCGTTGTATGATTTGGCGTGCATGCATGGTCCGTGCCTTTCATTTGCAGTTTGGTCACTACGAATGAAAGGGCTAACACGGCCATGCATGTGCCGTTTTTGGGATTGAAGTTAACAGCTTCCCATATGGTTTACAACAAAAATTTGAGGGGTAGGCTCAGGGTCCGTCCCTATTTTTAGAACCCGCACCTAGCGCCGGCCGTACATCATCATCTCGGCAAGCATCGAGCGGGCCGGCGTGAACAGGTCGATGGCGGCCAGCGACAGGCCGAGTACCGGCTGCAGCGGCGAGGTATTGGCGAACACGCGTGCCATCGTGTCGGTCAGCCGCACGGTGAGGTCGCGGTCCTGGCGGCGCAAGGCCGCGAAATCGGCCAGGTTGTCGGGCGTGGCGCCGCGGGCCAGCAGCCGGGCCAGCACGGTGGCATCGCGCAGGCCCAGGTTCAGGCCCTGGCCGGCCACCGGGTGCAGCGTCTGCGCCGCGTTGCCGATCGCGGTGGTGCGCGCGGTGCCGGCCACGCCGGCGTTCAGGCCGAGCGGGAAGGCGAGGCGCCGCGTGGCGCCTGTGAAACGGCCGAGCCGTTCGCCGAACGTGGCATCGAGCCGCGCCAGGAAGGCGGCGTCGTCCAGCGACAGCAGTTCCTGCGCGCTGTCCGGCCGCACGCACCACACCATCGAATAGCCATCGCCCTGGGGCAGCATCGCCAGCGGGCCTTCGTCGGTAAACCGTTCATAGGCGCGGTGCGCGACGGGGGCGCTGGCCTCCACGTGCGCGATGATCGCCGACTGCCCGTAATCGCGCATGGCCTGCTTGCCGGCCTGCGCGCCGAACAGGCCGCCCTCGGCCTGCACCGCGATCGCGGCGGTGACGGTGCGGCCGTCCTCCAGCGCCAGTCGTACGTGCCCGGGCGTTTCTTCCAGCCCGGTGACCCGCGCGGGACGCAGCGCGACGATGCCGAGCCGTTCGACAACCCCCGCCAGCACGGAAACGAGGTCGCCGTAGCGCGTCACGTACCCCAGCGCCGGCACGCGATGTTCGTCGCGCGAGATCATGCTGCGGCCGAACGCGCCCTTGCGCGAGACGTGGATTTCATGGATGTCCGTGGCCGGCACGGGCCAGGCCCCGATCTGGCCGAGGATCTGCCGGCTGCCCCACGACAGCGCCAGCGTGCGCGGATCGTCGCACGCGGCATCGAGCGGCCTGGCGTCCACCAGCGCGATGCGCGCGGGCGCAACGCCGCGCCGCACGAGCAGGGCCGCCAGCGCCATGCCGGCCGGGCCGGCGCCGCAGATCGCCACGCTGTAGTGCGCCACGTCGTCATTCTCCAGGCCATGGGGCCCGCCCGCGTTATGGGTATGTACGTCTGCGATATGAACGTCGGCGGTATGTACGCCGGCGGTATGTACATCGGCGCTGCTCATGTTCGCTCCTTCATCAGCCGTTCGATATCGGCCACGGCAGTCGGCACCTCGTCCGTCAGGAGGCGTGGCACACCGTCGGCGACCACCACGTCGTCCTCGATCCGGATGCCGATGTTCCAGTACTGCTCCGGCACGCCCGGCGCAGGCCGCACGTAGATACCCGGCTCCACCGTCAGTACCATGCCTTCGGCCAGCGGCCGGGATGGCTTGTCCGGGTGCTCGCTCACCCGATAGGCACCGGTGTCGTGTACGTCCATCCCGAGCCAGTGGCTGGTGCCGTGCATGTAGAACGCCGTATAGGCCTTGGCGGCGATGACGTCATCCACGCCGCCCGCCTTGCCGGCATCGAGCAGGCCCGTATCGAGCATGCCTTGCGCCAGCACGCGCACGGCGGCATCGTGCGCCGCATGGAACGTGTTGCCCGGCCGGATCGCATCGAACGCCGCGGCCTGCGCGGCCAGCACGATCTCGTACAGCGCCTGCTGCGGCGCGGTGAAGCGGCCGTTGACGGGGAAGGTGCGCGTGATGTCGGAAGCATAGCCATCAAGCTCGCAGCCGGCGTCGATCAGCACCAGGTCGCCGTCCCGCGTCTGGCGGTCGTTGACGTTGTAGTGGAGGATGCAGCTGTTGGCGCCGGATGCGACGATCGGCGTGTAGGCCGGGAACTGCGCGCCGCTGCGGCGGAATTCGTACAGCAGTTCCGCCTCCAGTTCGTATTCGAACACGCCGACGTGCGCCGCCCGCATCGCGCGCCGGTGCGCGGCTGCCGAGATGCGGCCAGCGCGCAGCATCAGTTCCTGCTCGCCGGTGTCCTTGACGACGCGCATCTCGTCCACCAGCGGCACCAGGTCGCGCAGTGCCGGCGGCGCGACGATGCCGGTGCGGCCCCTGGCGCGCACCGCGTCGAACCAGCGGCGCAGCTGGCCGTCGAGCCGTTCGTCGCGCGCCAGGCGGCAGTACAGCATCGGCGCGCCGGCCAGCAGCTCCGGCATTTTTTCGTCGAGCATGCCGATCGGCCACGCGGCATCGACGCCGAATTGCGCCTGCGCCGCTTCCGGGCCATGGCGCAGGCCGTCCCAGATTTCACGCTCGGGATTTTTTTCGCGGCAGAACAGGATCGCGCGGGCGGGCTGGTCGCCGGCGGCGGCCACCAGCACCAGCGCGCTTTCCGGTTCCGTGAAGCCGCTCAGGTAGTAAAAATTGCTGTCGTGGCGATACGGGTATTCGCTGTCGCCGTTGCGCACCGCCTCTGGGGCGGTGGCAAGAAATGCCACGCTGCCCGGCTCCATCCGCGCGAGCAGGCTGGCGCGCCGTTCAGCGTGGTTCGTCATGCCCGCCTCGCTCCGAATGCCGCGTTCAGCTGTTCGAGCTGCTGCGGGGTACCCACGTTGTCCCAGTCGCCTTCGTAGACCTCGCCGCCGAGCTGGCCCTTGTCCGCGAATTCGCGCAGCAGCTTGCCCAGGCCCGCGTGCTGGCCCGGCGCGATGCCGTCGAACATTTCCATGCGGTAGACGCCGATGTTGGCGAACGTCCATGCCGGCTCGCCGCTGTCCGGCACCGGATTCGAGATCGTGTACATCTTCAGGCCGAAGTCGCCCTTCGGGTGGAATGGCGGGTTCTTCACCAGCCAGATCCAGGCGATGTCGCGCTTCCCGACCGGATGCGGATTGCCCCACATGTCGTTGTCGTGCAGGACATCCTTCACTTCGGCGAAATCGAAGTGCGGGCAATAGATGTCGCCCGAGATCGCCAGGAACGGTTCCTCGCCCAGCAGGTGCCGCGCGTTGGCGATGCCGCCGGCGGTCTCCAGCGCCTCCCGCTCGGCCGAATACCGGATCGTGGCGCCGAAGCGGCCGCCGTCGCCCAGGTGCTCCTCGATCATGTGGCCGAGGTGGGCGTGGTTGATGACGATCTCGGTGATGCCGGCGCGCACCAGGTTCACCACGTGCCACTCGACCAGCGGCCGGCCGCGCACTTTCAGCAGCGGTTTCGGGCAGGTGTCCGTCAGCGGACGCATACGCTCGCCGCGGCCGGCGGCGAAGATCATGGCTTTCATGGCGTCCTCAGAACGTGTACCCGACGGCGGGCCGGGTGTCTTCCAGCACGTCGAGCAGCCGGACCAGCGGCTTGAGCTCGCGGTAGCGGTTGGCCGTGTGGCGCACGTATTCCATCACCGTGGGCAGGTCGCCCAGGTACAGCGGCTTGCCGTCGCGATAGTTCAGGCGGCAGAACAGGCCGAGGATCTTCAGGTGGCGCTGCAGGGCCATGTATTCGAAATCCCTGTAGAACGCGTCGAAGTCCTTGTTGACGGGCAGGCCCGCGGACCGGGCGTGCTGCCAGTAGCGGATCACCCAGTCCAGCACCAGTTCCTCGTCCCAGGACACGTAGGCGTCGCGCAGCAGCGAGGCGGCGTCGTACGTGATCGGGCCGTAGACGGCGTCCTGGAAATCGAGGATGCCGGGATTGTCCTCGTCCATCCACATCAGGTTGCGCGAATGGTAGTCGCGGTGCATGAACACCTGCGGCTGCGCCAGGCAGTTGGCCACGATATGGTCGAACACCTTCTGCAGTTCGGCCGATTGCGCCTCCGTCAGCGTGGCATTGAGGTGCTTGCCGATGTACCACTCGGGGAAGATGTCCAGCTCGCGCAGCATGAATGCGCGGTCGAATTCCGGCAGCACGCCGGGCTGGCTGTGCTGCTGGATCTTCACCAGCGCCGACAGCGCCTGCGCATACAGCGCGGAGGCATTGTCCGGGTTCAGCGCCTGCAGGTAGGTGGTGGTGCCCAGGTCCGACAGCAGCAGGAAGCCCTGTTCCAGGTCTTGCGCGTGGATGACGGGAACGGCCACGCCGGCTTCGGCCAGCAGTGTGTCCACCTTGACGAAGGCTGCGGTATTCTCCCGCTCCGGCGGGGCATCCATCGCCACCAGCGTGGCGCCGAAGTTCGTGCCGGCGCGCGCCTGCGCGGCCGGCAGCACGTCGAACCGGAAGTAGCGGCGGAAGCTGGCATCGGCCGACGCGGGACGTGCCGAAGCCACATCCACGATGTCCAGCCCC
Above is a window of Pseudoduganella dura DNA encoding:
- a CDS encoding IS4 family transposase — translated: MHARQIIQRLLGQECPSIHAKRRACLAQIVQAAARAGLGVVRIGKQLRSQTSLRHRIKCCDRLLSNPHLAKERVQIYRAMSQRLLQSRQYVQVAVDWSEIRADGSAQLLRAAAIIEGRAFTLYEEVHPQERLAASLVHKCFMKTLKTILPAHCRAIIITDAGFRATWFKTLNQLGFGWVGRIRNRDLVCQQNGNDWFGCKSLYSRATAKARDLGYFFHVRSNPVDCRLVLYKSKSKGRHCLTKSGQPARAHHSKKNSAAQCEPWLLAVSPALAQLRADDIIKIYSGRMQIEQTFRDLKNAKWGMALRHSQTTSLLRLAALLLIGALLTYALWLIGLAARAAGYEVHYGSHPKAGSCLSIFSLAMHWVDDYRRPRLSPSAIKYAFIELVSMVRTWEFEG
- the murU gene encoding N-acetylmuramate alpha-1-phosphate uridylyltransferase MurU, whose amino-acid sequence is MKAMIFAAGRGERMRPLTDTCPKPLLKVRGRPLVEWHVVNLVRAGITEIVINHAHLGHMIEEHLGDGGRFGATIRYSAEREALETAGGIANARHLLGEEPFLAISGDIYCPHFDFAEVKDVLHDNDMWGNPHPVGKRDIAWIWLVKNPPFHPKGDFGLKMYTISNPVPDSGEPAWTFANIGVYRMEMFDGIAPGQHAGLGKLLREFADKGQLGGEVYEGDWDNVGTPQQLEQLNAAFGARRA
- a CDS encoding sugar MFS transporter — translated: MQHHSQPALAPDTGVAQASRNNTGPLVIVTILFFMWGLLTSMNDVLIPHLKAVYTLTYVQAMLVQFCFFGAYLLVSVPAGMLIRRLGYQRGAVAGLVIAAAGCALFYPAATSGYGVFLFAFFVLAGGITVLQVAANPYVTVLGDPRTASSRLTLTQAFNALGTTVAPVLGGMLILSGGMLDTAQVAALPAAEQLAYRAQEAASVQGPYLVLAGALLLLAVLFALARLPKIVDGTDGESPGRFRDLFAHRHLVLGMLGIFLYVGGEVSIGSFLISFMEDPDIGGMTAAQAAHYVSLYWGGAMVGRFIGFAVMRSVSPGKALAFNAAASIVLILVATFGGGKVAMYAILAVGLCNSIMFPTIFSMALHGLGKQAGQASGLLCMAIVGGALVPFAQGALADAMGVQLSFVVPAACYAFVLYFGLKYANLHKQ
- a CDS encoding glycoside hydrolase family 3 protein, which produces MKRRLTILAAAVQLLAADAGAAQLTDWPRLKSAVAADARLEARVREIVAGMTLEQKVGQMTQSEIKTTKPEDVRRYYLGSVLNGGGSWPGGSKYATPADWVKLADAFYDASMSTDMRHKVPVIWGIDAMHGNSNVLGATLFPHNIGLGAARDAKRVGEMAAAVGKAVRATGINWVFAPTLAVVRDDRWGRTYESFSEDPAIVAEYAGAYVKGLQGSLQDDASVIATAKHYVGDGGTAEGKDRGVNRSTKLEMMNIHMAGYYPALEAGAQTVMASYNSWNDAASAKDYGKMHGNRELLTDVLKRKMGFDGFVVTDWNGIAEVPGCRNDSCPQAINAGIDMVMVPDDWKSFIANTVRQVKDGTIPMARIDDAVSRILRVKLRANLRKPSSSVHAGRMASMQARELARKLVQESLVLLKNDGDVLPLARNKKILVVGKSADSMANQSGGWTLTWQGTENKNSDFPNGDTILAGLKEAASSVTYSADGSGVDVADHDVVVAVIGEGPYAEGDGDIGPAGNLRHSSRYPEDLAVLKAVAGKGKPVVTVFVTGRPLYANDLLNLSDGFVAAWLPGSEGKGVADVLLRGADGKVNAPFTGKLSFSWPKGACQAPLNVGDRNYAPLFAYGYGLEYGKAHKLGKLAEDAGTAGCGNTNAFPVFNQSDRATFPLHAHSGGERKPLGADLNATHTLPTMTVETAQVNTQQDAKKVTWTGPGAIEARAATPRALPAYATKDGALTFDTIVTGAPRGPVQVSIGDAAVDMTGEFARLEGKGRKTVTIPLSCFKGADLGKVDTPFRVTAQGGLVAAFANIQVVGGAGTGTDAVRCAR
- a CDS encoding aminoglycoside phosphotransferase family protein encodes the protein MSSLLNLSSNGASHNASAAGDARLQQLKTWLQGLDIVDVASARPASADASFRRYFRFDVLPAAQARAGTNFGATLVAMDAPPERENTAAFVKVDTLLAEAGVAVPVIHAQDLEQGFLLLSDLGTTTYLQALNPDNASALYAQALSALVKIQQHSQPGVLPEFDRAFMLRELDIFPEWYIGKHLNATLTEAQSAELQKVFDHIVANCLAQPQVFMHRDYHSRNLMWMDEDNPGILDFQDAVYGPITYDAASLLRDAYVSWDEELVLDWVIRYWQHARSAGLPVNKDFDAFYRDFEYMALQRHLKILGLFCRLNYRDGKPLYLGDLPTVMEYVRHTANRYRELKPLVRLLDVLEDTRPAVGYTF
- a CDS encoding aminopeptidase P N-terminal domain-containing protein, producing the protein MTNHAERRASLLARMEPGSVAFLATAPEAVRNGDSEYPYRHDSNFYYLSGFTEPESALVLVAAAGDQPARAILFCREKNPEREIWDGLRHGPEAAQAQFGVDAAWPIGMLDEKMPELLAGAPMLYCRLARDERLDGQLRRWFDAVRARGRTGIVAPPALRDLVPLVDEMRVVKDTGEQELMLRAGRISAAAHRRAMRAAHVGVFEYELEAELLYEFRRSGAQFPAYTPIVASGANSCILHYNVNDRQTRDGDLVLIDAGCELDGYASDITRTFPVNGRFTAPQQALYEIVLAAQAAAFDAIRPGNTFHAAHDAAVRVLAQGMLDTGLLDAGKAGGVDDVIAAKAYTAFYMHGTSHWLGMDVHDTGAYRVSEHPDKPSRPLAEGMVLTVEPGIYVRPAPGVPEQYWNIGIRIEDDVVVADGVPRLLTDEVPTAVADIERLMKERT
- a CDS encoding FAD-dependent monooxygenase, whose protein sequence is MALAALLVRRGVAPARIALVDARPLDAACDDPRTLALSWGSRQILGQIGAWPVPATDIHEIHVSRKGAFGRSMISRDEHRVPALGYVTRYGDLVSVLAGVVERLGIVALRPARVTGLEETPGHVRLALEDGRTVTAAIAVQAEGGLFGAQAGKQAMRDYGQSAIIAHVEASAPVAHRAYERFTDEGPLAMLPQGDGYSMVWCVRPDSAQELLSLDDAAFLARLDATFGERLGRFTGATRRLAFPLGLNAGVAGTARTTAIGNAAQTLHPVAGQGLNLGLRDATVLARLLARGATPDNLADFAALRRQDRDLTVRLTDTMARVFANTSPLQPVLGLSLAAIDLFTPARSMLAEMMMYGRR